A genomic stretch from Erysipelothrix sp. HDW6C includes:
- a CDS encoding PTS sugar transporter subunit IIC has product MKALENFLNRFLGPIANWMSESLFFSSMAEAFMRTTPITIGAAVLMVIGNFPIPSWIAFMQETGMSVHFDAVIGASTNAISLYIAFIFAYVYAKKAGQNGLSAGLISLASFLILIPQKINITKVLVNKAYVAPEMYEGIMAGLQPLIDAGVFTGTSGFTDFFTSGTGIFVALIVASITAILFVKLNERNFTIKLPESVPANVSESLSPSLIAGVIFIIFFAVRVGLSYTPFGNMFHLVFGLIQQPLQGFAATAPAMIIMFTICNLCWFFGIHPNMIYAIMMPLLAGIRPEMIAAFQDGVNPMPYIAVTIVGMAAGNAFGGQGGTYGWVVSSFTAKSEQYKSLRKLAAVPAIFNINEPLVFGAPIMMNPIYFIPLVAGPAVMGGVALLVAKLVNFGVVNPTAEMPWTMPGIVKAFMTGGWQYGVVTIAIIAVNIALWFPFFKIADNKLFEEEQALQNQQ; this is encoded by the coding sequence ATGAAAGCATTAGAGAATTTTCTAAATAGATTTCTGGGGCCGATAGCCAATTGGATGTCAGAGAGTTTGTTTTTCAGCAGTATGGCAGAAGCATTCATGCGAACAACACCAATAACCATTGGTGCAGCAGTGTTAATGGTTATTGGGAATTTCCCGATACCATCGTGGATTGCATTCATGCAAGAGACCGGAATGAGTGTGCATTTTGATGCAGTCATCGGGGCATCAACCAATGCTATTTCATTGTATATCGCATTCATCTTTGCTTATGTTTATGCAAAGAAAGCGGGTCAAAATGGATTGTCGGCAGGTTTGATTTCCTTGGCGTCATTCTTAATTTTAATTCCTCAAAAAATCAATATCACTAAGGTGCTTGTCAATAAAGCGTACGTTGCTCCAGAAATGTACGAAGGTATTATGGCGGGATTGCAACCGCTCATTGATGCAGGGGTATTCACGGGAACATCCGGATTTACTGACTTCTTTACATCAGGAACCGGGATCTTTGTTGCCTTAATTGTTGCATCGATTACAGCGATCCTCTTTGTGAAACTTAATGAACGCAATTTTACAATAAAACTTCCGGAAAGTGTTCCAGCCAACGTGTCGGAATCACTCAGCCCATCATTAATTGCTGGCGTTATCTTCATTATTTTCTTTGCTGTTCGAGTTGGATTATCGTATACACCTTTTGGAAACATGTTCCATTTAGTGTTTGGATTGATTCAACAACCACTACAAGGTTTCGCTGCCACAGCTCCAGCAATGATTATTATGTTTACAATTTGTAATCTTTGCTGGTTCTTTGGAATTCATCCCAACATGATTTATGCCATTATGATGCCGCTGCTTGCAGGAATTCGTCCAGAGATGATTGCAGCATTCCAAGATGGTGTGAATCCAATGCCTTATATCGCCGTGACCATTGTTGGTATGGCGGCTGGAAACGCATTTGGTGGGCAAGGTGGAACCTATGGTTGGGTTGTTTCATCATTTACTGCAAAGTCAGAACAATACAAATCACTTCGTAAACTTGCAGCAGTCCCAGCAATCTTTAACATCAACGAACCCCTTGTATTTGGTGCACCAATTATGATGAACCCTATTTACTTTATTCCATTGGTTGCAGGACCAGCAGTTATGGGTGGTGTTGCATTACTGGTAGCGAAACTTGTGAACTTTGGTGTCGTGAATCCAACAGCAGAAATGCCATGGACAATGCCAGGTATCGTAAAAGCGTTTATGACCGGTGGTTGGCAGTATGGTGTTGTAACAATCGCAATTATTGCAGTAAACATCGCGTTATGGTTCCCGTTCTTTAAAATAGCTGATAACAAGCTCTTTGAAGAGGAACAAGCTTTACAAAATCAACAATAA
- a CDS encoding family 1 glycosylhydrolase yields METTNWDWSIDPQGLRIGLRRISSRYDLPTLISENGLGEYDSLEADGSIRDAYRIAYLREHLMAIQDAISDGVEVLGYCTWSFTDLLSWLNGYQKRYGFVYVDRDETDAKECKRYKKDSFAWYQQVIATNGTSL; encoded by the coding sequence CTGGAAACTACAAACTGGGATTGGTCGATTGACCCACAAGGTTTACGAATTGGACTGCGTCGCATCTCAAGTCGCTATGATTTGCCAACGTTAATATCCGAAAATGGTCTAGGTGAATACGATTCACTTGAGGCTGATGGTTCGATTCGCGATGCCTATCGCATTGCGTACCTACGGGAACATCTCATGGCGATTCAAGATGCTATCTCAGATGGTGTCGAAGTGTTGGGGTACTGTACATGGAGTTTCACTGACCTACTCAGTTGGCTAAATGGATATCAAAAGCGTTATGGATTTGTTTACGTTGATCGTGATGAGACAGATGCAAAAGAGTGCAAGCGATATAAAAAAGACAGCTTCGCTTGGTATCAACAGGTTATTGCCACAAATGGCACGTCACTTTAA
- the tkt gene encoding transketolase — protein sequence MKEIDNLAVNALRVLSVDAVQKANSGHPGMPLGAAPIAYTVWANHMNFDVKDSKWINRDRFILSAGHASALLYSLLHVFGYDVTLEDLKNFRQLNSRTPGHPEYGHTDGVEATTGPLGAGLSTGVGMAMAQEHLAAKYNRPGYDIVDNYTFVLSGDGCMMEGITSEASSLAGTLSLGRLIVLYDSNNTTIEGHTDLAFKENVRERYEAYGFETFLVEDGNDLEALNLAITKAKENLTQPSFIEVRTKIGYGSAKEGSSSSHGSPLGDDNIKALKTFLDYPSQEPFFVPEAVYDHYRDIAAEGTKTHEVWEEMFADYANEHPELAAQWQKDFTDITVDELLADKSLFEFDAAPQATRNVSGIMINRLKDKYTNLFGGSADLASSNMTAMKDEGSFSPENFAGRNLHFGVREHAMAAMGNGIALYGGLKAYVSTFFVFADFLKPMARLSSLMSVPLTYVLTHDSIGVGEDGPTHEPIEQLAMLRSQPNFYTFRPADATETAYGWVLALTSKTTPVGLILSRQNLPQLDKSGIDALKGGYVVHDADKLDAILMATGSEVSLAIDAAKELEKSGLGVRVVSMPSLELFEEQTAEYKESVLPQGVRARVAIEAAASQPWGRYIGLDGATVAMDTFGGSAPGNQLFEAFGFTVENVVKVAKSVIK from the coding sequence ATGAAGGAAATTGACAACTTAGCAGTAAATGCTTTACGAGTTTTATCAGTTGACGCCGTACAAAAAGCCAATTCAGGACACCCTGGAATGCCATTAGGTGCAGCACCAATTGCCTATACAGTGTGGGCAAACCACATGAATTTTGATGTCAAAGACAGCAAGTGGATAAATCGTGATCGATTTATTTTATCAGCAGGTCACGCATCGGCGTTATTGTACTCACTGTTGCATGTATTTGGTTATGATGTAACACTCGAAGATTTAAAGAATTTCCGTCAGTTGAACTCACGAACACCAGGGCATCCAGAATATGGACATACTGATGGGGTTGAAGCAACAACAGGACCGCTTGGCGCTGGTTTATCTACAGGAGTAGGTATGGCAATGGCCCAAGAACATTTGGCTGCAAAATATAACCGCCCAGGTTATGATATTGTGGACAACTATACATTTGTCTTGTCTGGCGATGGTTGTATGATGGAAGGAATTACAAGTGAAGCATCATCACTTGCGGGAACATTAAGCCTTGGTCGCTTAATAGTCTTGTACGATTCAAACAATACGACGATTGAAGGACATACTGACTTAGCATTCAAGGAAAACGTCCGTGAACGTTACGAAGCTTATGGCTTTGAAACATTCTTAGTTGAAGACGGAAACGACTTGGAAGCTCTAAATCTAGCCATCACAAAAGCAAAAGAGAACTTAACACAACCATCATTCATCGAAGTAAGAACCAAAATTGGTTATGGTAGTGCAAAAGAGGGCTCATCATCATCCCATGGTTCACCATTAGGTGACGATAACATCAAAGCATTAAAAACATTCTTAGACTACCCAAGTCAAGAACCATTCTTTGTTCCCGAAGCAGTTTATGATCACTACCGTGATATCGCAGCCGAAGGTACAAAGACACATGAAGTATGGGAAGAAATGTTCGCAGATTATGCAAATGAACATCCAGAACTTGCTGCCCAATGGCAAAAAGACTTCACAGATATCACAGTTGATGAATTGCTAGCAGATAAATCATTATTTGAGTTTGATGCGGCACCACAAGCAACACGTAATGTCTCAGGAATTATGATCAACCGTCTTAAAGACAAATATACAAACCTATTTGGTGGTTCAGCTGACTTGGCTTCATCAAACATGACAGCAATGAAAGACGAAGGATCATTCAGCCCTGAAAACTTTGCTGGTCGCAATTTACACTTTGGTGTTCGCGAACATGCTATGGCTGCAATGGGAAATGGTATTGCATTATATGGTGGGTTGAAAGCGTATGTTTCAACATTCTTCGTGTTTGCAGATTTCCTCAAACCAATGGCACGTTTAAGTTCATTAATGAGCGTTCCGCTTACATATGTACTAACACATGACAGTATTGGTGTTGGAGAAGATGGACCGACACATGAGCCAATTGAACAATTAGCCATGTTGCGTTCACAACCAAACTTCTATACATTCCGACCTGCGGATGCAACGGAAACTGCGTATGGATGGGTATTGGCATTAACATCAAAAACAACACCTGTTGGATTGATCTTATCACGTCAAAACTTACCACAACTCGATAAATCAGGCATTGATGCCTTAAAGGGTGGTTATGTCGTGCATGATGCGGATAAACTCGATGCTATTTTAATGGCAACGGGATCAGAAGTATCACTTGCAATTGATGCCGCCAAAGAACTTGAGAAATCAGGACTGGGTGTTCGTGTTGTAAGTATGCCGTCACTGGAACTCTTTGAAGAACAAACAGCAGAATATAAAGAATCTGTCTTACCACAGGGTGTTCGCGCACGTGTTGCAATTGAGGCAGCAGCGTCACAACCATGGGGTCGTTACATTGGGCTTGATGGCGCAACTGTAGCAATGGATACATTTGGTGGTTCTGCACCCGGTAATCAATTATTTGAGGCATTTGGCTTCACAGTTGAGAACGTGGTTAAGGTTGCTAAAAGCGTTATAAAATAA
- a CDS encoding 6-phospho-beta-glucosidase produces MNRKFPDEFLWGGAVAAHQLEGGWNKGGKGVSIADVLTAGDKTTQRRITDGVLEGEFYPNHEAIDFYTHYKEDIALFAEMGFKAFRTSINWTRIYPNGDEAKPNEEGLLFYDNVFDELLKHGIEPVVTLSHFEYPYHLYKEYGGFKNRKMIDFFVTFAETVMERYKDKVKYWMTFNEINNQTSYEHDLSIWTNSAIRFEPGDNRGEIMYQAAVYELIASAKVVRLGHQINPDMKIGCMMAYVPIYPATSNPDDIMTSVNVQRLRNYFFSDVHAKGFIPEYALKEWDRLGYSIEYTEQDLDDLRAGTVDYIGFSYYMSFTVSATATDTSFEMLPGVHMCHNEYIKNSDWGWPIDPVGLRYVLNEVYDRYDLPLFIVENGFGAHDSVTADGQIHDPYRVDYLRRHIVEMEKAVNDDGVDLMGYTPWGCIDLISFGTGEMEKRYGFIYVDRKNDGTGSLKRSKKDSFEWYKNVIASNGKKL; encoded by the coding sequence ATGAATAGAAAATTTCCGGATGAATTCTTATGGGGAGGTGCTGTCGCGGCACACCAACTCGAAGGTGGTTGGAACAAGGGTGGTAAAGGTGTCAGTATCGCCGATGTATTGACGGCGGGTGATAAAACAACCCAACGACGCATTACAGACGGAGTACTTGAAGGTGAATTTTATCCTAACCATGAAGCCATTGATTTCTACACACATTATAAAGAAGACATTGCTTTGTTTGCTGAGATGGGATTTAAGGCATTTCGCACGAGTATTAACTGGACACGTATTTATCCAAACGGAGACGAAGCAAAGCCCAATGAAGAAGGGTTGCTGTTTTACGATAACGTCTTTGATGAACTGTTAAAGCACGGCATTGAACCGGTGGTAACACTTTCTCATTTTGAATACCCCTACCATCTCTACAAAGAATATGGTGGATTCAAAAATCGTAAGATGATTGATTTCTTTGTAACGTTTGCCGAGACGGTCATGGAGCGTTACAAGGATAAGGTGAAATACTGGATGACATTTAATGAAATCAACAATCAAACATCGTATGAACATGACCTTAGCATTTGGACAAACTCTGCCATCCGTTTTGAACCCGGCGATAATCGTGGTGAAATTATGTATCAAGCTGCAGTCTATGAGTTGATTGCAAGTGCTAAAGTTGTTAGGTTGGGACATCAAATTAATCCAGATATGAAAATTGGGTGCATGATGGCATATGTGCCGATTTATCCTGCTACATCAAACCCTGATGATATTATGACCAGTGTTAATGTGCAACGATTACGAAACTACTTTTTCAGTGATGTTCATGCCAAAGGATTCATCCCAGAATATGCATTGAAAGAATGGGACCGTCTTGGGTATTCCATAGAGTACACCGAGCAAGATTTAGACGACTTACGAGCTGGCACCGTAGATTATATTGGCTTTAGCTACTACATGTCATTCACGGTCAGCGCAACAGCGACGGATACAAGTTTCGAGATGCTACCTGGAGTTCACATGTGCCATAACGAATATATCAAAAACAGTGATTGGGGATGGCCCATTGATCCTGTTGGGTTGCGTTATGTTCTCAATGAGGTTTACGATCGGTACGATCTACCCTTGTTTATAGTGGAAAATGGATTTGGAGCGCACGATAGTGTCACTGCAGACGGACAAATTCATGATCCCTATCGTGTAGACTACTTACGCCGTCACATTGTTGAAATGGAAAAAGCGGTCAACGACGATGGGGTTGATTTAATGGGATATACACCGTGGGGTTGTATTGACCTTATTAGCTTTGGTACAGGAGAAATGGAGAAGCGTTATGGCTTCATTTATGTTGATCGTAAGAATGATGGGACGGGGTCATTGAAACGCTCTAAGAAAGATTCTTTTGAATGGTACAAAAACGTTATCGCTTCAAATGGAAAAAAACTATAG